A DNA window from Doryrhamphus excisus isolate RoL2022-K1 chromosome 2, RoL_Dexc_1.0, whole genome shotgun sequence contains the following coding sequences:
- the LOC131120007 gene encoding zinc finger and BTB domain-containing protein 7C → MVHHREEDRIGIPFPNHSSDVLCSLNEQRRDGLLCDVVLIVRDQEFRTHRSVLAACSQYFKKLFTVAAAGPEDGRHLHTASAAIYEIDFVTSDSLTAILEFAYTSTLTVTTSNVKEILNAARMLEIPCIINVCLEIMDSGGGGGERDIEEDDEEEEEEAESRNEEQEEDDDDERSLRSSESRAGHLGADASPPPSTSSYQEMSADHMSGKQETLENRALKDFSIASLLQDGLYPRMSALDRRANFSPLLPAFYPSMWAADFPGFPQSFLDHSLHQHARTGASPAAFLPPAAPTPLNLAVKREIIKEEMKEEVPPSLLHTDFLKEFVSASGPVAPPSAVKDEADLRSYLSFLNSASQLGALFPPWQLEEERKMKPKSSQQCPICNKIIQGAGKLPRHMRTHTGEKPYMCTICEVRFTRQDKLKIHMRKHTGERPYICLHCNSKFVHNYDLKNHLRIHTGVRPYQCEHCYKSFTRSDHLHRHIKRQSCRISRPRRGRKPAAWRSAAPTGNFLCPPSTNVTTGGGFKSAYEEGKNRGLGFNREDDNEGAARPRGVFAFAVTGEDVLTRSPYYAATSDPWTMRLERAPPVPETAT, encoded by the exons ATGGTCCACCACAGGGAGGAAGACCGGATCGGGATCCCCTTCCCAAACCACAGCAGCGATGTCCTGTGCAGCCTCAACGAGCAGCGGCGTGACGGCCTCCTCTGCGACGTCGTCCTCATCGTACGCGACCAAGAGTTCCGCACTCACCGCTCGGTGCTGGCAGCCTGCAGCCAGTACTTCAAGAAGCTCTTCACCGTGGCTGCCGCGGGCCCCGAGGACGGGCGCCACCTGCACACCGCCAGCGCCGCCATCTACGAAATAGACTTTGTAACTTCGGACTCGCTGACGGCCATCTTGGAGTTCGCCTACACCTCTACGCTGACGGTGACGACATCCAACGTGAAGGAGATCTTGAACGCCGCCCGGATGCTGGAGATCCCGTGCATCATAAACGTGTGCCTGGAGATCATGGACAGTGGGGGAGGAGGCGGGGAGAGGGACATCGAGGAagacgacgaggaggaggaagaagaagccgAGTCCAGGAATGAagagcaggaggaggatgacgacGACGAGAGGTCGCTGAGGTCATCGGAAAGCAGGGCGGGGCATCTAGGGGCGGATGCGTCGCCGCCCCCCAGCACCTCCTCCTACCAGGAGATGTCAGCTGACCACATGAGTGGAAAGCAG GAGACCTTGGAGAATCGTGCCCTGAAGGACTTCTCCATCGCCTCGCTCCTCCAGGACGGCCTCTACCCCCGCATGTCCGCCTTGGACAGGAGGGCCAACTTCTCCCCGCTCCTCCCCGCCttctacccctccatgtggGCAGCGGACTTCCCGGGATTCCCACAGAGCTTCCTGGACCACAGCCTCCATCAGCACGCTCGCACGGGGGCGTCCCCGGCCGCCTTCCTgccccccgccgcccccaccCCTCTCAATCTGGCCGTCAAGCGAGAGATCATCAAAGAGGAAATGAAAGAGGAAGTCCCGCCCAGTCTGCTCCACACTGACTTCCTGAAGGAGTTTGTCAGCGCCTCGGGCCCTGTTGCGCCGCCCTCGGCGGTCAAGGATGAGGCGGACTTACGGTCCTACCTGAGCTTCCTGAACTCCGCATCCCAACTGGGGGCGCTCTTCCCTCCCtggcagctggaggaggagcggaAGATGAAGCCCAAGTCTTCGCAGCAGTGTCCCATCTGCAACAAGATCATACAAGGTGCCGGGAAACTACCGCGacacatgaggacgcacacgGGGGAGAAACCTTACATGTGCACCATCTGTGAGGTGCGCTTCACCAG ACAGGACAAGCTGAAGATCCACATGAGGAAGCACACGGGCGAGCGGCCGTACATCTGCCTGCACTGCAACTCCAAGTTCGTGCACAACTACGACCTGAAGAACCACCTCCGCATCCACACCGGCGTGCGGCCCTACCAGTGCGAGCACTGCTACAAAAGCTTCACGCGCTCCGACCATCTACACCGACACATCAAGAGGCAGAGCTGCCGCATCTCCCGCCCCCGCCGGGGACGGAAGCCTGCCGCGTGGAGGTCTGCGGCGCCGACAGGTAACTTCCTGTGCCCGCCCTCCACCAACGTCACCACCGGCGGCGGGTTCAAGTCGGCGTACGAGGAAGGGAAGAACCGCGGACTGGGTTTCAACAGAGAAGATGACAATGAAGGAGCGGCGAGGCCGCGAGGCGTCTTCGCCTTCGCCGTGACGGGAGAAGACGTACTCACCCGATCACCTTATTATGCGGCGACCTCTGACCCCTGGACCATGAGACTGGAGCGAGCCCCTCCCGTCCCTGAGACGGCCACATGA
- the LOC131113237 gene encoding sphingosine 1-phosphate receptor 3: MIDPQIHLHYNYTGKLDHRPTVGTSTGRLEIKTLLFLVACAFIVLENLTVLVAIWRNHRFHNRMYFFIGNLALCDMLAGAAYLVNLLLSGERTLHLSPILWFVREGSMFVALGASIFSLLAIAIERHLTMIKMRPYDASKNYRVFLLIGTCWLIAVSFGVLPILGWNCLDNLPDCSTVLPLYSKTYVAFCITIFMVLLLAMSVLYTRIYVLVKSSSRKVSKHSNSEHAMSLLRTVIIVVGVFIACWTPIFVLLLVDVACEQRRRCPILYKADWFIAVAVLNSAMNPVIYTLASREMRRAFLGLVCCLCYRGEVSAPGSGNRQCLEPSRSRSKSFSSQNNQNQQSCRQAGSEKEADSGLAGKVSVVAGPSGTDAEGFAQSEARMA; this comes from the coding sequence ATGATAGATCCTCAGATACACCTGCACTATAACTACACGGGCAAGCTGGATCACCGCCCCACCGTGGGCACCAGCACAGGAAGGctggaaataaaaacactccTCTTCCTGGTGGCGTGTGCCTTCATCGTCCTGGAGAACCTCACGGTATTGGTGGCCATTTGGAGAAACCACCGCTTCCATAACCGCATGTACTTCTTCATCGGGAACCTGGCGCTGTGCGATATGTTGGCAGGGGCGGCCTACCTGGTGAACCTGCTGCTGTCTGGCGAGAGGACCCTCCACTTGTCGCCCATTTTGTGGTTTGTTCGAGAGGGCAGCATGTTTGTAGCGTTGGGTGCCTCCATCTTCAGCCTCCTGGCCATCGCCATTGAGCGGCACCTGACCATGATCAAGATGAGGCCCTACGATGCCAGCAAGAACTACAGGGTCTTCCTGCTCATCGGCACCTGCTGGTTGATCGCAGTCTCTTTCGGAGTGTTGCCCATCCTGGGATGGAACTGCCTGGACAACCTCCCCGACTGCTCCACCGTCCTCCCCTTGTACTCCAAGACGTATGTGGCCTTCTGCATCACCATCTTCATGGTCCTGCTCCTGGCCATGTCGGTCCTCTACACACGCATCTACGTCCTGGTCAAGTCCAGCAGCCGCAAGGTTAGCAAGCACAGCAACTCGGAGCACGCAATGTCCCTGCTGCGAACCGTCATCATCGTGGTGGGCGTCTTCATAGCCTGCTGGACGCCCATCTTTGTGCTGCTACTGGTGGATGTGGCGTGCGAGCAGCGCCGGCGGTGCCCCATCCTCTACAAGGCCGACTGGTTCATCGCGGTGGCGGTTCTCAACTCGGCCATGAATCCTGTCATATACACGCTTGCCAGTCGGGAGATGAGGAGGGCCTTCCTGGGGTTGGTGTGTTGCCTTTGCTACCGGGGCGAGGTGTCGGCGCCGGGGAGCGGGAACAGGCAGTGTCTGGAGCCCAGTCGCAGCAGAAGCAAGTCCTTTAGCAGTCAGAACAACCAAAACCAGCAGAGCTGCAGACAGGCGGGGTCGGAGAAGGAGGCGGACTCTGGACTGGCAGGGAAGGTGTCTGTGGTTGCAGGACCCAGTGGCACTGATGCTGAGGGGTTTGCCCAGAGCGAGGCCCGGATGGCCTGA
- the shc3 gene encoding SHC-transforming protein 3: MLHRTKYNRFRNESVTSVDDLVHGLSMNPKVSGAPQPAAETSYTPPTDVPPSSAPSAPASHSSDHPDDGGTPLCTLINKVTSLKFSNSGSLLGIKGLPSAVKDLAVAKLQGGGGLGSGCSSSLPTAAGSGSLCGSQLEPSASMSKKSRLDELQPSGEDWMSAGGGGPVSKAFRGWLHSSEKVSGPGVTYIVKYLGCIEVLRSMRSLDFTTRSQVTREAISLVCEAVPGTKGALRKRKPPSKALSSILGKSNLQFAGMSINLNISTSSLNLMSPDCKQIIANHHMQSISFASGGDPDTTDYVAYVAKDPVNRRACHILECSDGLAQDVISTIGQAFDLRFQQYLQCPSSKPSSTHDRVFNVEDLPWTEEEEESAEHPYYNNIPGKMPPPGGFIDARLTNQSTASDGSQVQTGAGSVDQNYYQGRHCGDSWTEERKSAFGQQGSLDINSESKGPAPKPGEMPTYMNTQQIDAQVLAALQAESEQVTKGMAAAARESPHMDLFDMKPFEDAIQSQAPSQVSALHKAASVDNSSPLLARSIAFRAQEELEGQPWYRGKMSRHDAEKLLRDDGDFLVRKSTTNPGSYVLTGMHKGLAKHLLLVDPEGTVRTKDHVFDSIGHLIGHHRDNKLPIVSAGSELCLLQPVVWKQ, from the exons ATGCTTCACCGTACCAAATACAACCGCTTCAGGAACGAATCGGTGACGTCCGTCGATGATCTCGTCCACGGCCTGTCCATGAACCCCAAGGTCTCGGGTGCACCCCAGCCTGCCGCCGAGACATCCTACACGCCCCCGACCGACGTCCCGCCGTCGTCCGCCCCCAGTGCACCCGCCAGCCACAGCTCCGACCACCCGGACGATGGAGGCACCCCACTGTGCACCCTCATCAACAAGGTGACCAGCTTGAAGTTCAGCAACTCGGGGAGCCTGCTGGGCATCAAGGGCCTGCCCTCGGCTGTAAAGGACCTGGCGGTGGCCAAGCTTCAAGGGGGCGGGGGTTTGGGCTCGGGTTGCTCCAGCAGTTTGCCGACTGCGGCGGGCTCCGGCTCTCTGTGCGGCTCGCAGCTGGAGCCTTCTGCCAGCATGAGCAAAAAGAGCAGGCTGGACGAGTTGCAACCCAGCGGGGAGGACTGGATGTCCGCAGGAGGTGGAGGACCGGTGAGCAAAGCCTTCAGAGGGTGGCTGCACTCCAGCGAGAAGGTCTCTGGGCCGGGAGTGACATACATAGTCAAG TATCTGGGTTGCATTGAAGTGCTGCGATCAATGAGATCTTTAGATTTCACCACACGATCACAAGTAACAAG GGAGGCCATCAGCTTGGTCTGTGAGGCCGTTCCAGGGACCAAAGGAGCTCTGCGAAAGCGAAAG CCGCCCTCCAAGGCTCTATCCAGCATCCTGGGGAAGAGCAATCTGCAGTTTGCCGGCATGTCCATCAACCTGAACATCTCCACCAGTAGCCTCAACCTGATGAGCCCCGACTGCAAACAG ATCATAGCCAATCATCATATGCAGTCCATCTCCTTTGCATCGGGTGGAGACCCT GACACAACGGACTATGTCGCTTATGTGGCAAAGGACCCTGTAAACCGAAGAG CATGCCACATCTTGGAGTGCTCAGACGGGCTGGCCCAGGATGTCATCAGCACCATCGGCCAGGCTTTCGACCTGCGCTTCCAGCAGTACCTGCAGTGCCCGTCGAGCAAGCCGTCCTCCACGCACGACAG GGTGTTCAACGTGGAGGACTTGCCAtggacggaggaggaggaggagtccgCAGAGCATCCTTACTACAACAACATTCCCGGGAAGATGCCGCCCCCTGGAGGTTTCATCGACGCCCGGCTGACCAATCAGAGCACAGCGTCAGATGGAAGCCAGGTACAGACGGGCGCAGGCTCTGTGGATCAGAACTATTACCAAGGCCGGCACTGTGGAGACAGCTGGACAGAGGAGAGGAAGTCTGCCTTTGGGCAACAAG GATCCTTGGACATCAACAGCGAGAGCAAAGGTCCTGCACCAAAGCCAGGAGAGATGCCCACATATATGAACACCCAGCAGATTGACGCACAGGTGCTGGCGGCGCTCCAGGCCGAGTCGGAACAAGTCACCAAGGGCATGGCGGCCGCCGCCAGGGAGAGCCCGCACATGGACCTGTTTGACATGA AACCCTTTGAGGACGCCATCCAGTCCCAAGCCCCGTCGCAGGTGTCCGCTCTGCACAAGGCGGCGTCCGTGGACAACTCCAGCCCCCTCCTGGCTCGCTCCATAGCCTTCCGAGCACAGGAAGAGCTGGAGGGCCAGCCGTGGTACCGCGGAAAAATGAGCCGCCATGACGCCGAAAAACTGCTGCGAGACGACGGAGACTTCCTGGTGCGCAAGAGCACCACCAACCCGGGCTCATACGTGCTGACCGGCATGCACAAGGGACTTGCCAAACACCTCCTCCTGGTGGACCCCGAGGGCACG GTGCGGACAAAAGATCACGTGTTTGACAGCATCGGCCACCTTATTGGCCATCACCGTGACAACAAGCTGCCAATCGTATCGGCTGGGAGTGAACTGTGTCTCTTGCAGCCTGTCGTATGGAAACAGTGA